A genomic window from Anthonomus grandis grandis chromosome 4, icAntGran1.3, whole genome shotgun sequence includes:
- the LOC126734781 gene encoding uncharacterized protein LOC126734781: MDRSIDNYLHKKFKKQLSVEPKQQHHQQNDRNKENKEVAPRKLEPSEEKTSRGNTEPTTVPNESTNNHHASFMPIVGAPDHSKSSISCESGNFKPCISNSVESQQPEAISIAFNFDTNFRQLNSSSVSETTKIVNSPSSSVNEYPHYNQNQTSPPPPIKEDRTSKDDYNVSKPINEEVQPTPEKNSSGKYVCKYCNLVCSKPSVLQKHIRAHTNERPYPCNSCGFSFKTRSNLYKHCRSRTHANRIMGVKAQENSGEGDSKQNYADNATQTQTYSNTEEPLDPSRNKPYKPRFHTVQQFENLTLEEERGNREPNLSHHINELINKNNSIVNSNDPNLLKRRFSEALDNANNNEYLTQRLDRPDIVYSPSSSDEPLNLTNKNRKRCMSEIQEPVIQKSLIKELLLKNLNSDMQCGYCKMIFRTVTELELHKMRNCKGKPPDVKHARSSSVNVASILTKNKNAFDGIPAFQNAMFPLNSPGPFLGKTRLVDSDKSKSFSFDAVNLPVPSPNESSPNFVLSPIPFKEEKKPSVKMFGGEVKIHNSSGESKSYRIDNKDDNLNQQEFIDFDGKPSENRVTIKSSLQSGGTVLTNKTSKDETKMARDIIRIYENTPLSPNINMNNLGRPQFNYEPRLEANYLSTAVTTNSRLPVRESIVSIKEELQSPSQKYPNTIDFSHNVVKQCVPNLKHPGIQISGMYPQNTAYSDKGCEMSPPVLTSPRLISVAMTSKPMELDNHTRSPFQPIKKSVIQKLTSDPPTPTNIYNPMNLVVNGKVIRYVPGMPGPVENCVPYGSSIIAVPRASKEVASPVQSPVIRIPIPEHVSSPKPIVIQKPITPIVERISKSENIESKLIMSNSRIQSPIASPKISEQQKTPEKIKEFSPPNTMESPREPKKFARPNSLALKPTTASLKQHHGLTPTIFNQILISPDTPRVAKKYAQQLFNGNYFSYLGLKSSTRPVYCTLNKTQPFYVPHFKKMSMYSEWRQQDAKVDKLYVGAYDSRQRNQKYTTAGKTDADLIIHSSYKFVVSEVSSKSDEEDQKPGLIGGYECNEDSPYIRGRGRGKYVCEQCGIRCKKPSMLKKHIRTHSNERPYTCNHCNFSFKTKGNLTKHMKSKSHTKNYTATSSGSGSSTHLSVSHSSDSDTEDSGMDSSDESMTRQQEHEAAYGLLSLSQKTTAASPTELLSPGIINAASTNSSIEFMTTEQISYVSKSNYAKNKILDNFTYKLNKSIAETIPSNSANDEKVTGSESVTNFLGKTSTTRPLTYPYTSILVSPEKVASPVIKEPKEVPHDKFDHSSLEPKSIKQFHVIQKYAAFQKEREIPVKEYQDKSESVTNNVTYLPSPVPTLKVNDVVVQDHIAERKRKITVIDNNYKMKVHRNDEVMDLSIASNEKRENKVSRLTIDHQQFSYDQHRINEDMYVERAPAEYRTSPNPFIASEAPSVEEMNCRNLENSRNYSTVASPQQPPVLLLAPISQENQFNNYDADVHSNSSCGETRTVEFDNSAMETLADVATKQVKLDKNTLAKSVASEYLKLATQHENLEDVRESSNNFIPGKEVNDMMVKSEGNKSCHICLKSFNQPYQLTLHMNIHYLERPFRCDTCQVSFRTKGHLQKHERSASHYTKLSSSPAQSSSEPRPFKCSDCNIAFRIHGHLAKHLRSKMHIMKLECLAKIPFGLYAELERSNSLLTEINTSDGDQCLESLKTLAKKVFINDPGKLQTLISEADLGSNIDPDS; the protein is encoded by the exons ATGGACAGGAGCATCGACAACTACCTGCATAAGAAGTTTAAGAAACAGTTGAGCGTAGAACCAAAGCAGCAGCATCATCAACAAAATGACAGAAATAAGGAAAACAAAGAAGTCGCCCCGCGAAAGTTGGAACCGAGTGAGGAAAAAACATCGAGGGGCAACACCGAGCCAACAACTGTGCCAAATGAAAGTACAAATAATCACCACGCCAGTTTTATGCCGATAGTCGGCGCTCCTGACCACTCCAAGTCTTCCATATCATGTGAAAGTGGGAACTTTAAACCGTGCATATCAAACTCAGTAGAATCGCAGCAACCAGAGGCCATTAGTAtagcatttaattttgatacaaaCTTTAGGCAACTCAACAGTAGTAGTGTCAGTGAAACGACCAAAATTGTTAATAGTCCGTCTTCCAGTGTTAACGAGTATCCCCATTACAATCAAAATCAAACCAGCCCTCCTCCACCTATTAAGGAAGATCGTACCTCAAAAGATGATTATAATGTAAGTAAACCGATAAATGAAGAGGTTCAGCCTACTCCAGAGAAGAATTCTAGCGGGAAATATGTGTGCAAGTACTGTAACTTAGTGTGTTCTAAACCTAGTGTACTACAAAAACATATAAGAGCGCATACAAACGAACGTCCGTACCCTTGCAACAGTTGTGGGTTCAGTTTTAAAACCCGATCAAACCTTTATAAACACTGCAGATCTAGGACACATGCTAATAGGATAATGGGAGTTAAAGCTCAGGAAAATTCGGGAGAAGGTGACTCCAAACAAAATTATGCAGATAATGCAACACAAACGCAAACGTATTCAAACACCGAAGAACCTTTGGACCCATCAAGAAACAAACCTTATAAGCCCAGATTTCATACTGTTCAACAGTTTGAAAATTTAACTCTTGAAGAGGAAAGAGGGAATAGAGAACCAAATCTGTCGCATCATATTaacgaacttataaataaaaataattccatagTTAATTCTAATGACCCGAATTTATTGAAAAGACGATTTAGCGAAGCTTTGGATAATGCCAATAACAATGAGTACTTGACGCAAAGACTTGACAGGCCAGATATTGTTTATAGTCCTAGCAGCAGCGACGAACCTTTAAACTTAACCAACAAAAATCGTAAGAGATGTATGAGTGAAATACAAGAACCGGTTATAcagaaaagtttaattaaagagTTGCTACTCAAGAATCTAAATTCTGACATGCAATGCGGCTAttgtaaaatgatttttagaacAGTAACAGAGCTCGAGCTTCACAAAATGAGAAACTGTAAAGGAAAACCTCCAGATGTGAAGCATGCTAGAAGTAGTTCGGTGAATGTGGCTTCAattcttacaaaaaataaaaacgcctTTGACGGCATACCAGCGTTTCAGAACGCCATGTTTCCTTTGAACTCGCCAGGGCCATTTTTAGGTAAAACTAGACTCGTCGATAGTGATAAGAGCAAATCTTTTTCATTTGATGCCGTCAATTTACCCGTGCCTAGTCCCAATGAATCTTCACCTAACTTTGTGTTATCACCTATTCCATTTAAGGAAGAAAAGAAACCATCAGTTAAAATGTTTGGTGGTGAAGTAAAAATTCATAATAGTTCCGGAGAAAGCAAAAGTTACCGAATTGATAATAAAGACGATAACCTTAATCAACAAGAATTTATTGACTTTGACGGCAAACCAAGTGAGAATAGAGTGACTATAAAATCCAGTTTACAATCGGGTGGTACcgttttaacaaataaaacttCAAAAGACGAAACTAAAATGGCCAGGGATATTATTAGGATATATGAAAACACACCTTTATCAccaaatataaatatgaataatttagGACGGCCGCAGTTTAACTATGAACCAAGATTAGAAGCGAACTATTTGTCAACTGCAGTTACTACTAACAGTAGACTGCCTGTAAGAGAATCAATTGTCAGTATTAAAGAAGAGCTTCAAAGTCCTTCCCAAAAATATCCAAACACCATAGATTTTAGCCATAACGTAGTTAAACAGTGTGTACCCAACCTTAAACATCCTGGAATACAAATATCAGGCATGTATCCACAAAATACAGCTTATTCCGATAAGGGTTGTGAAATGTCCCCACCTGTCTTAACAAGCCCTAGACTCATTAGTGTGGCTATGACAAGCAAACCGATGGAATTAGACAATCACACTCGAAGTCCATTTCAGCCAATAAAAAAGAGCGTAATTCAAAAACTGACATCAGATCCACCCACCCCCACTAATATTTACAACCCGATGAACTTGGTTGTAAACGGGAAAGTCATTCGATATGTCCCAGGAATGCCTGGACCAGTGGAAAACTGCGTACCGTATGGAAGTAGTATAATAGCGGTACCACGTGCCAGTAAGGAGGTTGCTTCTCCAGTGCAATCTCCAGTTATAAGAATTCCTATACCAGAACACGTCAGTAGTCCTAAGCCGATAGTTATTCAAAAGCCCATAACGCCTATAGTTGAGAGAATATCAAAATCAGAAAATATTGAATCAAAACTAATTATGTCTAACTCAAGAATACAATCACCAATTGCATCACCTAAAATCTCTGAACAGCAAAAAACCCCTGAGAAAATCAAGGAATTTAGCCCACCAAACACTATGGAAAGTCCAAGGGAGCCTAAGAAATTTGCGAGACCAAACAGTTTAGCATTAAAACCAACTACAGCCTCACTGAAGCAACACCATGGGCTTACCCCTACAATTTTTAACCAAATACTTATCAGCCCTGATACGCCACGTGTGGCAAAGAAATACGCTCAACAGCTTTTTAATGGCAACTATTTCAGTTATCTAGGATTGAAGAGTTCTACAAGACCCGTTTACTGTACTTTAAATAAAACCCAACCATTTTATGTGCCTCATTTCAAAAAGATGAGCATGTATTCTGAATGGAGGCAGCAGGATGCTAAAGTAGACAAATTATATGTGGGCGCTTACGACTCGCGGCAACGAAACCAAAAGTATACTACTGCTGGAAAAACCGATGCTGACCTAATTATCCATTCCAGTTATAag TTTGTCGTTTCTGAAGTTTCAAGCAAATCCGATGAAGAAGATCAAAAACCTGGATTAATAGGCGGATATGAGTGTAATGAAGATTCTCCATACATCAGGGGTAGAG gtaGAGGTAAATACGTCTGCGAGCAATGTGGAATTCGTTGTAAGAAACCATCGAtgcttaaaaaacatattaggACTCATTCAAATGAACGGCCGTATACATGTAATCACTGTAATTTTAG ttttaagacAAAAGGGAACCTAACTAAACATATGAAAAGCAAATCTCATACTAAAAATTACACAGCAACAAGCAGTGGCTCCGGATCATCCACACACCTTAGTGTATCTCATAGTTCAGACTCTGATACAGAGGATAGTGGGATGGATAGTAGTG atgaATCTATGACAAGGCAACAGGAGCACGAAGCAGCTTATGGGTTACTTTCCCTTTCACAAAAAACAACTGCAGCTTCGCCTACAGAATTGCTTAGCCCAGGAATTATAAACGCAGCTTCTACCAACTCATCCATCGAATTCATGACAACGGAACAAATCAGCTACGTCTCGAAATCAAATTATgctaagaataaaattttagataactTCACTTATAAACTAAACAAATCTATTGCTGAAACGATTCCTTCGAATTCGGCGAACGATGAAAAGGTGACCGGTTCTGAAAGTGTTACGAACTTTTTAGGAAAAACTAGCACTACTAGGCCATTAACGTATCCTTATACAAGTATTCTTGTTAGTCCTGAAAAAGTGGCGAGTCCTGTAATTAAAGAACCCAAAGAAGTGCCTCACGACAAGTTTGATCATTCCTCTTTGGAGCCAAAAAGTATTAAGCAATTTCATGTGATTCAAAAGTATGCTGCTTTTCAAAAGGAGAGGGAAATACCCGTTAAGGAATACCAGGATAAAAGTGAAAGTGTCACAAATAATGTCACTTATTTACCTAGCCCAGTTCCTACTTTAAAAGTGAATGATGTGGTGGTTCAAGATCATATAGCAGAAAGAAAACGTAAAATTACTGTGATTGATAACAACTATAAGATGAAGGTTCATAGAAATGATGAAGTAATGGACTTATCTATTGCCAGTAACGAAAAAAGGGAAAATAAGGTGTCAAG ATTAACTATTGATCATCAGCAGTTCAGTTATGATCAACATCGAATTAACGAGGATATGTATGTTGAACGAGCACCTGCAGAGTACCGAACATCGCCGAATCCCTTTATAGCTAGTGAGGCACCATCTGTAGAAGAAATGAACTGCAGAAATTTGGAAAACAGCAGAAACTACTCTACAGTAGCTTCCCCCCAACAGCCACCTGTGTTGTTACTTGCTCCAATCAGTCAAGAGAATCAGTTCAATAATTACGATGCTGATGTGCACAGTAACAGCAGTTGTGGGGAAACTAGAACAGTGGAGTTTGATAATAGTGCTATGGAAACCTTGGCAGATGTCGCCACTAAACAAGTGAAGCTAGATAAAAATACGTTGGCGAAAAGTGTTGCGTCGGAATATTTGAAACTGGCTACGCAACATGAAAATCTTGAGGATGTCAGAGAAAGTAGCAACAATTTTATCCCAGGAAAAGAGGTGAACGATATGATGGTAAAATCAGAAGGAAACAAGAGTTGCCATATTTGTTTGAAAAGCTTTAATCAGCCGTACCAATTAAC tcttCACATGAACATTCACTATTTAGAAAGACCATTTCGCTGTGATACCTGTCAGGTGAGCTTTCGCACCAAAGGCCATTTACAAAAACACGAGAGAAGCGCTAGTCATTACACTAAG TTATCATCTTCGCCGGCCCAATCGTCCTCTGAACCTAGACCGTTCAAATGCTCGGACTGCAACATCGCATTTCGCATTCACGGGCACCTCGCCAAGCATCTGCGTTCAAAAATGCACATAATGAAACTGGAGTGTCTGGCTAAGATTCCATTTGGTCTTTACGCAGAATTAGAACGGTCCAATAGCCTCCTCACTGAGATCAACACTAGCGACGGGGACCAATGTTTAGAGAGTTTAAAG acttTAGCTAAAAAGGTGTTTATCAACGATCCTGGCAAGCTTCAAACGCTGATCAGCGAAGCTGACCTCGGATCCAACATAGATCCAGATAGCTAA